From a single Deltaproteobacteria bacterium genomic region:
- a CDS encoding VOC family protein, with protein sequence MLKIKLDHVAIGAHAIADAEPMLEVALGGVKAGGHASGPPFGFMQWVYADGGRIEVIFPLGDDGFLHRFLARGGPRVHHVTFKVSSLDAMIERATAMGYGIASQDRSDPYWQEAFLHPKQAQGIVIQLVEAHERPDDSHMPDATEAPGAACVSGPRLTSTSAELARRQWGELMGGNERRSGSALVFAWPDSPLTITVDMDASEEPGPRCIEVTAPRALALPVGPAPKLGTRFVQRP encoded by the coding sequence TTGCTGAAGATCAAGCTCGACCACGTCGCGATCGGCGCGCATGCGATCGCCGATGCGGAGCCCATGCTGGAAGTCGCGCTCGGCGGCGTGAAAGCGGGCGGGCACGCGAGCGGGCCGCCGTTCGGCTTCATGCAGTGGGTGTACGCCGACGGCGGGCGGATCGAGGTGATCTTCCCGCTCGGCGACGACGGCTTCCTGCACCGCTTCCTCGCGCGCGGCGGGCCGCGCGTTCATCACGTCACGTTCAAGGTCTCGAGCCTCGACGCGATGATCGAGCGCGCGACGGCGATGGGTTACGGCATCGCGTCGCAGGACCGCAGCGATCCGTACTGGCAGGAGGCGTTCCTCCACCCGAAGCAAGCGCAGGGCATCGTGATTCAGCTCGTCGAAGCACACGAGCGTCCCGACGACTCACACATGCCGGACGCGACGGAGGCGCCCGGCGCCGCGTGTGTGAGCGGGCCGCGCCTAACAAGCACGAGCGCAGAGCTCGCGCGCCGGCAGTGGGGCGAGCTGATGGGCGGCAACGAGAGACGCAGCGGAAGCGCGCTCGTGTTCGCGTGGCCCGACTCGCCGCTCACGATCACGGTGGACATGGACGCGAGCGAGGAGCCCGGCCCGCGCTGCATCGAAGTCACCGCGCCGCGCGCGCTCGCGCTGCCCGTAGGCCCCGCGCCGAAGCTCGGGACGCGCTTCGTGCAGCGCCCATAG